The sequence below is a genomic window from Wyeomyia smithii strain HCP4-BCI-WySm-NY-G18 chromosome 1, ASM2978416v1, whole genome shotgun sequence.
ttctttcaaagattacacgacctatttaaagaaaacaggtgtcacaaattcggatttcaaaatgaagtatgaagttgatttctggtctctgagcatcatcccgggtactgaaaaactcacattgggtaatgtttgtcccttttagactggtagaaaccggaagctactgtctagaaatttaaaatggcgtctgaagatgatttctggcctcagggtatcataccgcttgcccaaatcgtattggatgatatttgtcactttaggctgttgattggaaactgtcgccatcttcgccatagaaatacccagatcaggcaattttaagatggattttatgattatcatgcAACCAGATATGGTCAtatggattgaaaattgggttttaggtcggattctggccactgggtataatccaggtttcaagagcccacattgattggtatttggccattaattggatgcctctcagaaacgatcagtaatatcaactgcgttaaagaattacAATTTCACTGAtgagatcattcaaattaatgtataaggaataacatttaattatacattatttgaaatctactgactaacgttgacttaaagaatctgaatatttataggcagtatatgagtacaaatcgattataccacaatcaaaaacaaaatcgcatcatatagttgaaagaatttaatgttatttgcatgtatatgtgttaatttatattcatatcgtcggtttcgtgcaacgctggcacaactcaaaaacatagtttcgagaaaaacgcgtttgaaaatttgcgtcgaaaatttatttttcgattttcaagaaaactataaagtttaagattaccaatccttatttaacatttttgggtctattatgcacatattacgtgctcacgttgtacaagttaaaaccttatttttactaactttatggagaaatttcgattcgTGCAGCAACGGCTTCATAAccctggaatttttgtgattttcgaaatgggatttcgtgtgatgaaactttacagtatttggcatcgtttgccatcaaaaactcaataatgcaaaattttgagttgtgccagtgttgcacgaagccgatgatatgttaaattttaaatgttcggtatagttgtgctgttggctaccaaaaatttgttgtttagaatgaataacaaatccagcagaaataatcaaggtgtattttttaagtgttggagtaaatctattttaacaaattataagttcgaaggagaaaggctagatctcaccgctaggtggattaatttaggttttttgataacgtgtaactatcttcttgctgtaacgcacgcatgactcaaacgaagtattaagtaacatcaggaatacagaatttgcaattttgcctgcaaaacacaaatttttcgagtctatgttttttcaatttgccgttgtataaaagtttcttcggaattttgagtttatatatatatttgcgcacgcagattttctaaaaatgtgtgcGAGAGCATAATCTGTGAGGCAGATTTTTCGGGGTTTAGTgcagttgcaaaaattttacaatcctgcatctcactattttgtgaaacgagaatcaacattcgaccgtgatgaagtgtgttcgaaattgtaaccaaagtcTTCCAGAAAAGTAAATTTCCAGTAAATCCAGAAAAGCGCAAGattaataatcgaagtacgctaacATGATTATTGCTGAAAGCTTATGAAACTTATTATTTTAcgtgaaaataaaccaaataTTTTGTGAGACGACAATAAATACAAAAATCGTTTGCGAGGAATATTTTTTACCTTTCTGTTATAACAAtactaataacaaaaaaattctttttttcccttggttcaaattgacagtcaatgacagctcattctggttcattttgacactcacacagcttcgtatccgtttctccctcccggGGTGTGACCATcttattttcaatatcctcatacggtgctgacatctatctttaagtcatcagatggcagcactaaccgttgtaCAGGTGTCGTgtacaaaatgtatgaaaaaactggaagtcaggtatcttgttctagtcatctttgctaaTGCGGAGAATTGATAgcaaaagtggaacgaaaagaacgagagaactggttcactgatcttctgATGCTATATAGACGCAGCTTCCTTTAAAGCACTAACTCTTCTCATCAGCCCATCAGGTGATCGTCTGGCAGACTTCATAGTCTCCAAACTAGGATGAAATGTTAGGCTTGTGCTTCACGATACGCCCAAATCGGCCTTCATGTTTTCCATCAGCCGTCATTGAATCCGATTTGACAACAGGATTGTCATTTTTTccctcttcaaaaaaaaaaaaaataccgaggTTGAAACCCATATAATCGAGCATCTATGACAATATCGTTAATTCTGTCGTGCTTTGTATTGGTTTGATTCAAAGGTGACATTGAAATGATTGACAAGTAGTGAACAATCAACAGCAAATTACCTCATAGTAGTGTAGTAAATCAATTCATAAAAACAGACAGGGTATTATGcatatttgatgtttttttgcaAATAGATGATTTTTTTGGCTTAACATTAGTCTACTTATTACAAGTTATTTTATACATTTTCTCGACTAAACTTAAATAATACACAATTCTTCCACGTTCAATAcaatcaggtttttttacgcggggaatacaTACTTCGTGAAAAACctcgttaattaaaaaatccgcttGAAAATCGCGCTATTTCAAAAACGCGCATGAAGTATACCACCAAGAAAGGCTTTATAAagaacccgagacgctctacgaccagtatttaaaattgtccttttcGACGTTCATTTTGTATGTCTCGGAGGGCGGTAGATTTACTCCAGGCGGTAGTATTTTACTCAATGAAAATTAaatcggaatttttttttaatgagcgTTGTATTgtgtaaaaaaccacgttaattaaaaaatccgtgtAATAAAAACCTTGTAcaaaaatccgcgaaaaaaatcGCGTATAAAACCTGActttattaaaaatattgtGAGCAATGTAGTAGGCAATTATTACATTTGGTCAATTTTACCATCCTCAGGTGTCGCTATTTATTGTGATGTTGGCGATGAGTGTAGTGCATGGAGACTACACTTCACATATGAAACCAATGATCGGTGGCAGCTTCAGTAAAACTCCAATGTTGCATACTGGTTGGCCATTGAAGCACAGCCTTGCATCGGCGGCACTAAAACCGTACATGGTACAGTTGCGAAGCGGCAGCCGATTGGCTCCGGTCGCAGTCCGGCCACTTCCGGGTATAATGATGAGGTCTTTTATGTCTTATTGGCGAATAACCAGCACTATACTAAAGCTTAAATCTCACTTTTAGTTTGAAGCGTCCGGTGAAATCCGTTCTGAGTCCAACATATTCCCTACTCAAGGCTCCGCTGATGAAACGACCAATTATGGGATCACCCCATACGTCTTACGTGTTGAACCTGAATTTGAAACACAAACTCAATGGTTCTCCACCGGTCCCCAAAACGGGAGGCATAGTTTTCGAGAAAGTTAAACCGGTAGCATCGAATATGAATTGttgaaaaatcaattgaaatgtATATTTTATGAATTGCAGCTGGTATCACAGTCAAGCGGACTTTTGACATCTCCCAAAGATGGTGCAATCCATACAATTCCCGCTCCGAATCTGGCAGGCAGTCACGGAAATACAGTGCATCAACTGCAAATCACTTCATTAGATGACAATAATCATTTAGAAATTGATATCCACAAACCGACTAAGCCGGCACTGCCAACCAAGAGCACGTTTGTCCCCAAACCTACATACGCTGCCATATCGACggtgagttttatttttctatttcataGGTTCACTATGCGCCGTATGCAGGTAAGAGTATGGTGGAAAGGATCATTACTCTGTTCAGTGTAGCATGAAATCACACTCATAAGCACCCGCCAACTGTTAGCTGTGCCTTTTACAGTAGTAATGAAAGTGAAAAAGTTATGCTGCGGTGAATGATTCAAATTTCCGAACATCtctctttgttttgtttctacTTCATTTGTATTTGTAGCCATCGATTACAACATTCCGTCACCAAGCGCCCTATCTCGCGGGACCAGCGCACCACTATCAAGTCAAAGAAGAGCACAGCAATGACGTTACACTGAATGATCCTTTTTCCGGAAAGAAAACATATTTTGCTCCTGATCCTGATCCATCTCTTCCTAGCAAGTCACTACCACCCACCCAAGATCCTCTAAGCGAGCCAAGTAACGGGAAATACCCACCGGGTGATCTTATGATACAGGCTCAAAATCAAGCCCAGTTTCTATCACAGTTTAGCACAACGCCTTTGAAGCAGAAACCATTTTATGGCATTGCTACAGCCGCGCCACAACCAGGATACGGCATTCCATTAGCCACGCAACCGCAACTGCAACAGCACATCCTTCAACAGACTTCGATGCTACAGGGGATGCCTTTGTCTGTTAGTAATTTCATGACGACAACATGCAGATTTACTTTTGATGAAAATAAAATCTTTACATTTAATTCCAGTTGTACAATCCAACTTATCTCGTGACGCAGTCAAATAATCTCTTCAATAACCACCAGCAGCAACTGCAAACGAATTTGTTCAAACCGGAGACAAACTTCCTCGGAACAGTACCAGGGCCGCAACCTGCACAAGGAAACGTGTTGTTCAATTCTTACTCGTACAAACACCCCGAACCAGCAGCTAGCGCGGGTCAAATTCTGGCCGCAACACAAGATCAACTGCACGAACTTCAGTCTGCCGTTAGTCAGATACAGTTGAATGATTTACAGCAGCAACAGTCGCATGATGTTCCAACCTACGCCCAACTTGTTGGACACGAAAAATTTGAACTGCACCAGCAGCAAATTCCTCAGCAGAGCCAACTTGAACAGCAATTACAGCAGCAACTTATTGAACAACAAGAGAAGGCCTCACAACATCAGCTCACCGAATCTGAGATTGCAAATCTACTGAACTATGGTACCATTAACCTGCACAATCATTTATCACCTAACGACTACTACCACTACCAGGTTGATCAAGAGCAGCAGAACTCTTTCCATCCTCAACTCCAGCAGTCTCAGCAAAAGCAGCCATTGTCATTCTATGAGCTATCCGAACGTCAGCGAGAAAACGAGAAAATCCTAGCCCAAGCCCAACAAGATCTCttccaacagcagcagcagcatcaacaTCCTTATCAACAGCAACAAACCGAGTCATCACAGTCACCACAAACTACTGACTACCTGCTTGCATTCCAGGAGCACCAGCAGGCGGTCGCAAACGCTCTGGGACTGGGCAGCGACGCTCAGAACAGTAAGAGAGCGACCGCCGAGACCGCCGAAAGTTCCACAAGTCCTCTTCGGATATTCGTACCGGACAGCGAGAGTGACTATCCCAATAGTGTGAGTATAAGCCTGTAGATAtaaacgatttttcaataattcctCTGGAAACTTCTGAAGTTATAATTTCAACCTACGTTTTTACTACATTGTGGTACATTTTGTAAAAACTAAATTGAGCTTGTAAATTGGGATACACCACAGACTAACCgtcgtaacactggaacctaatTCCATCGCTACAGAGAACGATCATTTTGAGTTTCTAACCGAATAGCAGTCATTGTGCGACACCTCCGCCGCAATCTTGCAAATCTAACACATTTTTGTGGTTCCCGAATTGACAATAACACGTACGCTAACGCTGCTGTAGACAGCAGATGGTACTAGTGCTATCTACGTAAACTACTCTTGAATTTGctcaaagtgttatgtctgttagtctgtggataTATTTCCAAGGTAGTCCTCAGACTCACAAAAGTCGCTTTTTGCGTGgggaatacgtgccgcgtaaaaaaaaaccgcgtaaattttggaatccgcgaaaaaaaatgcgtaaattccggaatccgcgtaaaaaatccgcgtaaattccggaatccgagtgaagagaaaccgaaatccgcgcaaaaaaaataccgcgtaaattccggaatccgcgtgaaaaaaaaaccgcgtaaattccggaatccgcgtaaaaaccgcgtgaaaggtgaccttagtgtattttagATACGATTGGCTCATTTCTCAAACACAGACATCAAAATCAATCGATTTCACATAAAGAACCATTTGGGGAGCtgtgtagccgcaaggttacagagtccgctttgcgaatagtcgtgggttcgaatcttagtagaatcaggccattcgatgtcaaaactcGACTTGaagtatgggttcattctcagactccccaccacgtacccttcctttacgctgaaatctataacacctCTTCGTGACTTTCTCTTAACAATATATACattcatggagaaaataataaatacacttgcagtgttggataattttgacgttgactaacgtctatatcgaagttaggcccctgaatttgaaaatctagtaattcaaccagggaaaaccagagaaaagtggtcaggttttgagcgcttattttgcagtcatctataatcaggttttcgaggttttggcatcaatcgatcagaaattcttttacggttaaatttatgtaacaaaaacaaactattgtttgagatacactattgaaaaattggtaattaatatcgattgtctaaatcataccgcgcagccaatcactacctctcttcccaagcacagt
It includes:
- the LOC129717660 gene encoding uncharacterized protein LOC129717660 — its product is MEVSLFIVMLAMSVVHGDYTSHMKPMIGGSFSKTPMLHTGWPLKHSLASAALKPYMVQLRSGSRLAPVAVRPLPGIMMSLKRPVKSVLSPTYSLLKAPLMKRPIMGSPHTSYVLNLNLKHKLNGSPPVPKTGGIVFEKVKPLVSQSSGLLTSPKDGAIHTIPAPNLAGSHGNTVHQLQITSLDDNNHLEIDIHKPTKPALPTKSTFVPKPTYAAISTPSITTFRHQAPYLAGPAHHYQVKEEHSNDVTLNDPFSGKKTYFAPDPDPSLPSKSLPPTQDPLSEPSNGKYPPGDLMIQAQNQAQFLSQFSTTPLKQKPFYGIATAAPQPGYGIPLATQPQLQQHILQQTSMLQGMPLSLYNPTYLVTQSNNLFNNHQQQLQTNLFKPETNFLGTVPGPQPAQGNVLFNSYSYKHPEPAASAGQILAATQDQLHELQSAVSQIQLNDLQQQQSHDVPTYAQLVGHEKFELHQQQIPQQSQLEQQLQQQLIEQQEKASQHQLTESEIANLLNYGTINLHNHLSPNDYYHYQVDQEQQNSFHPQLQQSQQKQPLSFYELSERQRENEKILAQAQQDLFQQQQQHQHPYQQQQTESSQSPQTTDYLLAFQEHQQAVANALGLGSDAQNSKRATAETAESSTSPLRIFVPDSESDYPNSVKAQKRMDELNYEYAEDDEVANLYNTEPNVKQDSISRLDADQLEEVPVGEDNTSTISAELGNTDDESEIYRQYSNHRLD